A single Calidifontibacter indicus DNA region contains:
- a CDS encoding FAD-binding oxidoreductase, with protein sequence MAELAAAVRGIPDGSPIRLAKRTSNLFRPRGGTGVPGLDVSKLDGVVEVDPVARTAQVQGMATYETVVAATLAHGLMPLVVPQLRTITLGGAVTGLGIESSSFRNGLPHESVIEMDILTGSGEILTASRTERPDLFRGFPNSYGSLGYAVRLEIELEPITPYVHLSHIRFGSFTELVDGLTEAITGSYRGEPVDFVDGVVFSATESYLVLGRKVEQAPYTSDYTGTQIFYRSLQQRTDDYLTANDYVWRWDTDWFWCSKALGVQHPLVRRVLPRRYKRSDVYGKVIRFENQHGWMAALDARRGKLPRERVVQDVEVPLKNTAQFLDWFMDNVPMRPIWLCPLVVREQDAGEQPWPLYPLRRGEPYVNVGFWGTVEIPPGDADGDANRRIEQVVDDLDGHKSLYSDAYYSAEQFADLYGGAAYRELKKTYDPQGRLPELYEKVVQRR encoded by the coding sequence CCGCGGGGCGGCACCGGTGTGCCGGGGCTCGACGTGTCGAAGCTCGACGGGGTCGTCGAGGTCGACCCGGTGGCGCGCACGGCACAAGTGCAGGGCATGGCCACCTACGAGACCGTCGTCGCGGCGACCCTCGCGCACGGACTCATGCCGTTGGTCGTGCCGCAGTTGCGCACGATCACGCTCGGCGGCGCGGTGACCGGGCTCGGCATCGAGTCGAGTTCGTTCCGCAACGGCTTGCCGCACGAGTCGGTCATCGAGATGGACATCCTCACCGGCTCGGGTGAGATCCTCACCGCGAGCCGCACCGAGCGTCCCGACCTGTTCCGGGGCTTCCCCAACTCCTACGGCAGCCTCGGTTACGCCGTCCGGTTGGAGATCGAACTCGAGCCGATCACGCCGTATGTGCACCTGTCCCACATCCGGTTCGGCAGCTTCACCGAGCTCGTCGACGGGCTCACCGAGGCCATCACCGGCTCCTACCGGGGCGAGCCGGTCGACTTCGTCGACGGCGTGGTCTTCTCCGCCACCGAGAGCTACCTGGTGCTCGGGCGCAAGGTGGAGCAGGCGCCGTACACCAGCGATTACACCGGCACCCAGATCTTCTATCGGTCGCTGCAGCAGCGCACCGACGACTACCTCACCGCGAACGACTACGTCTGGCGGTGGGACACCGACTGGTTCTGGTGCAGCAAGGCCCTCGGCGTGCAGCACCCGCTTGTGCGGCGGGTGCTGCCACGCCGTTACAAGCGCAGCGACGTCTACGGCAAGGTCATCCGCTTCGAGAACCAGCACGGCTGGATGGCGGCGCTCGACGCCCGCCGCGGCAAGCTGCCCCGCGAGCGGGTGGTGCAGGACGTCGAGGTGCCGTTGAAGAACACCGCGCAGTTCCTCGACTGGTTCATGGACAACGTGCCGATGCGTCCGATCTGGTTGTGCCCGTTGGTTGTTCGTGAACAGGACGCGGGGGAGCAGCCGTGGCCGCTGTACCCGCTGCGGCGCGGCGAGCCGTACGTCAACGTCGGCTTCTGGGGCACCGTCGAGATCCCGCCGGGTGACGCGGACGGCGACGCCAACCGCCGCATCGAACAGGTCGTCGACGACCTCGACGGCCACAAGTCGCTCTACAGCGACGCCTACTACTCGGCCGAGCAGTTCGCCGACCTCTACGGTGGCGCGGCCTACCGAGAACTCAAGAAAACCTACGATCCGCAGGGCCGGCTCCCCGAGCTCTACGAGAAGGTGGTGCAGCGTCGATGA
- a CDS encoding class I SAM-dependent methyltransferase: MSDIKIGQIANTVLGTDVPFRLEAFDGSTGGNPDARFTVRVLNERAVQYMVTAPGELGLARGYTMGDIELDGVDPGDPYDFLAEFLGDFKVQRPPVSGIPKAVRSLGLRSFTPPPLPPQEKPAQWRRIAGGLRHSRSRDAEAIRHHYDVSNDFYELVLGPSMAYTCACYPSADATLEQAQEHKFDLVCRKLGLEPGMRLLDIGCGWGGMVRHAVKHYGVTAIGVTLSKEQADYGQAWLEREGLADRGEIRFMDYRDVAEADFDAISSIGLTEHIGIHNYPSYFSSLYEKLKPGGRLLNHCITYASAKRHGLTKGGFINRYVFPDGELAPAGALMTQMQLAGFEVRHAEDLREHYARTTREWAKNLSRNWDECVRLSDLGTARIWGLYLSGSSLGFERNNIQLYQMLGQKLDDRGHGDYPLRPDFR, from the coding sequence ATGAGCGACATAAAGATCGGCCAGATCGCCAACACCGTGCTGGGCACGGACGTCCCTTTCCGACTGGAGGCCTTCGACGGCTCGACCGGCGGCAACCCCGACGCGCGGTTCACGGTGCGGGTGCTCAACGAGCGGGCCGTGCAGTACATGGTGACGGCGCCGGGTGAGCTCGGTCTCGCCCGCGGCTACACGATGGGCGACATCGAACTCGACGGCGTCGACCCCGGCGATCCCTACGACTTCCTCGCCGAGTTCCTCGGCGACTTCAAGGTGCAGCGCCCCCCGGTGAGCGGCATTCCGAAGGCGGTGCGGTCGCTCGGGCTGCGGTCGTTCACCCCGCCGCCGCTGCCGCCGCAGGAGAAGCCGGCGCAGTGGCGCCGCATCGCCGGCGGTCTGCGGCACTCGCGCAGTCGCGACGCCGAGGCGATCAGGCACCACTACGACGTGAGCAACGACTTCTACGAACTCGTGCTCGGTCCGTCGATGGCCTACACCTGCGCGTGCTACCCGAGCGCCGACGCCACCCTCGAGCAGGCGCAGGAGCACAAGTTCGACCTGGTCTGCCGCAAGCTCGGCCTGGAACCGGGGATGCGCCTGCTCGACATCGGGTGCGGCTGGGGCGGCATGGTGCGCCATGCGGTGAAGCACTACGGCGTCACCGCCATCGGCGTGACCCTCTCCAAGGAGCAGGCCGACTACGGGCAGGCCTGGCTCGAGCGCGAAGGGCTGGCCGACCGCGGCGAGATCCGTTTCATGGACTATCGCGATGTCGCCGAGGCCGACTTCGACGCGATCAGCTCGATCGGGCTCACCGAGCACATCGGCATCCACAACTACCCGTCCTACTTCAGCTCGCTCTACGAGAAGCTCAAGCCGGGCGGACGCCTGCTCAACCACTGCATCACCTATGCGTCGGCGAAGCGGCACGGGCTGACCAAGGGCGGCTTCATCAACCGGTATGTTTTCCCCGACGGCGAGCTCGCTCCGGCCGGGGCGCTGATGACCCAGATGCAGTTGGCGGGCTTCGAGGTGCGCCACGCCGAAGACCTGCGCGAGCACTACGCCCGCACCACCCGTGAGTGGGCCAAGAACCTCTCCCGCAACTGGGACGAATGCGTGCGGCTGTCCGACCTCGGCACCGCCCGGATCTGGGGGCTCTACCTGTCCGGGTCGTCACTCGGGTTCGAACGCAACAACATCCAGCTGTACCAGATGCTCGGTCAGAAGCTCGACGACCGCGGCCACGGCGACTACCCGCTGCGTCCTGACTTCCGCTGA
- a CDS encoding SIMPL domain-containing protein produces MRPSSSGITVVGTATTSTTADRVRLRMAVERSAPTAADALTRSGDDARALLATLREIGVCDESVQTVGLSLDQQWGDRGKVTGYVARQRFSAVVADVASAGDTLERLATQIGDGFRVETVEVFADAPTDAADASRAAAFDDALRQARALAQRAGRRLGAVRSISTVGAGGPPVFGDVARAMAKQDSFAPGEVSVQESVRVSWDWADEPAQEPDSTA; encoded by the coding sequence ATGCGTCCATCGAGCTCAGGCATCACCGTCGTCGGCACCGCCACGACGTCCACCACGGCCGACCGTGTGCGTCTTCGGATGGCGGTCGAACGCTCGGCACCGACCGCCGCAGACGCCCTCACCCGATCGGGCGACGACGCCCGCGCCCTGCTTGCGACCCTGCGTGAGATCGGGGTCTGCGACGAGTCGGTCCAGACCGTGGGTCTCTCCCTCGACCAACAGTGGGGCGACCGCGGCAAGGTGACCGGTTACGTTGCCCGGCAACGGTTCTCGGCTGTCGTCGCCGACGTTGCAAGCGCAGGTGACACGCTCGAGCGGCTGGCCACGCAGATCGGTGACGGCTTCCGGGTGGAGACGGTGGAGGTGTTCGCGGACGCGCCGACCGACGCCGCGGACGCGTCCCGCGCCGCAGCCTTCGACGATGCCCTGCGACAGGCACGCGCATTGGCGCAGCGCGCAGGTCGCCGACTCGGTGCCGTTCGGTCGATCAGCACGGTCGGGGCGGGCGGTCCGCCGGTGTTCGGCGATGTGGCCCGGGCGATGGCCAAGCAGGACTCGTTCGCGCCCGGCGAGGTGAGCGTGCAGGAGTCGGTGCGGGTGAGTTGGGACTGGGCCGACGAGCCGGCGCAGGAGCCCGACTCCACAGCGTGA
- a CDS encoding NAD-dependent malic enzyme, whose protein sequence is MTASVSNSITVRLELPGRATAISELTGAIERTGGLITGLDITSSDTDRLKIDVTVAPRDGDHAEEIVEAMRGVAGVIVHKVSDRTFLAHLGGKIEIKSKHPIRNRDDLSMVYTPGVARVCMAIHDNPEDARRLTIKRNTIAVVTDGTAVLGLGDIGPLAAMPVMEGKAALFKRFADIDAFPICLDTKDTEEIIATVKAIAPVFAGINLEDISAPRCFDIERRLREELDIPVFHDDQHGTAIVVLAALRNALRVVGKELKDVKVVQSGAGAAGTAITRLLLAAGATHVVVSDIKGVVSCEREDIKQGTDPFLVWVAEHTNPKSVTGTLRDALKDADVFIGVSGPNILDGDDIATMNDDAIVFALANPMPEVDPTAAAQHATVVATGRSDFANQINNVLVFPGVFRGLLDAQADGIDDAIMLAAAEALADVVSPEELNPAYIIPSVFQPDISNVVARAVEKAAKQELEGERHSNKPAAEDD, encoded by the coding sequence ATGACTGCCTCCGTGTCCAACTCGATCACCGTCCGACTCGAGCTGCCGGGCCGGGCGACTGCCATCAGCGAACTGACGGGCGCGATCGAGCGCACCGGTGGCCTCATCACCGGTCTCGACATCACGTCGTCCGACACCGACCGCCTCAAGATCGACGTCACCGTCGCGCCGCGCGACGGCGACCACGCCGAGGAGATCGTCGAGGCGATGCGCGGCGTCGCCGGCGTCATCGTGCACAAGGTCAGTGACCGCACCTTCCTGGCTCACCTCGGCGGCAAGATCGAGATCAAGTCCAAGCACCCGATCCGTAACCGTGACGACCTGTCGATGGTCTACACGCCCGGCGTGGCACGGGTCTGCATGGCGATCCACGACAACCCCGAGGACGCCCGCCGGCTCACCATCAAGCGCAACACGATCGCCGTCGTCACCGACGGCACCGCCGTGCTCGGCCTGGGCGACATCGGCCCGCTGGCCGCGATGCCGGTGATGGAGGGCAAGGCCGCCCTCTTCAAGCGCTTCGCCGACATCGATGCTTTCCCCATCTGCCTCGACACCAAGGACACCGAGGAGATCATCGCCACGGTCAAGGCGATCGCGCCCGTCTTCGCAGGCATCAACCTGGAGGACATCTCTGCACCTCGTTGCTTCGATATCGAGCGTCGACTGCGCGAGGAACTCGACATCCCCGTCTTCCACGACGACCAGCACGGCACCGCGATCGTCGTGCTCGCCGCGCTCCGCAACGCCCTGCGCGTCGTCGGCAAGGAACTCAAGGACGTCAAGGTGGTGCAGTCGGGCGCGGGCGCCGCCGGCACCGCGATCACCCGTCTGCTGCTCGCCGCCGGTGCCACCCACGTCGTCGTGTCCGACATCAAGGGCGTCGTGTCCTGCGAGCGCGAGGACATCAAGCAGGGCACCGACCCGTTCCTGGTGTGGGTGGCCGAACACACCAACCCCAAGAGCGTCACCGGCACGCTGCGCGACGCGCTCAAGGACGCCGACGTGTTCATCGGAGTCTCCGGTCCCAACATCCTGGACGGCGACGACATCGCCACGATGAACGACGACGCGATCGTGTTCGCCCTGGCCAACCCGATGCCCGAGGTCGACCCGACCGCCGCAGCCCAGCACGCGACCGTGGTGGCCACCGGGCGCAGCGACTTCGCCAACCAGATCAACAACGTGCTGGTCTTCCCGGGCGTCTTCCGTGGACTGCTCGACGCCCAGGCCGACGGCATCGACGACGCGATCATGCTCGCTGCCGCCGAGGCCCTGGCCGATGTCGTCAGCCCCGAGGAACTCAACCCCGCGTACATCATTCCGTCGGTCTTCCAGCCGGACATCTCCAACGTCGTCGCGCGCGCGGTGGAGAAGGCCGCCAAGCAGGAACTCGAGGGGGAGCGGCACAGCAACAAGCCCGCGGCCGAGGACGACTGA
- a CDS encoding DEAD/DEAH box helicase, whose translation MTPKNTDKKARWSRSQKLEAKRGEVRRPSSDRGRPARRDDRDNRGGFDRRDNRDNNRDNNRGDRAERGGYQGRDDRRSYDRSDRRDDRGGYQRRDDRGDRGGYPGRDDRRSFDRSDRRDDRGGYQRRDDRGDRGGYQGRDDRRSFDRRDDRGDRGGYQRRDDRGGYQRRDDRDDRGGYQRRDDRAGYQRRDDRGDRGGHQGRDDRRSFDRSSDRGDRRDDRGGFRGRDRGDFRGNSRGDSRDERRPRRFDRDSRDFSRRDDRGDRGGFQGRDDRRSFDRSDRFGRRDDRVEEKPAGHLEELEPTNEAFGWTERQETDDVTTAEPVELADNGFAALGLPEVLVARLARDGITQPFPIQEASIPDALAGRNVLGRGRTGSGKTLAFGLPTLTRLAKGGKARAHQPRSVVLVPTRELAMQVSDALQPLVHVIGLRHKLVAGGMPYEPQLQALERGVDILIATPGRLKDLIDRGAADLSRVEVTILDEADHMAEMGFLEAIEEILDLVPADGQRLLFSATLDRGIDGVVEKYLTDPAEHSTDDGTATVSTMAHHALLIEPKDKKIVTAEVANRPGRTVVFARTKLGADRIAGELRECGVVAAALHGGLNQSQRNRALSAFRDGRLPVLVATDVAARGIHVDDVGVVLQVDPPADHKDYLHRSGRTARAGEQGVVVSLVLPHQRRTVQRLLEQAGVDTELQKTRPGDEVIAATGGSTPQGAEVTDEDLFQVLNPGGRRGGRGGRGGYGGGRGGQRGGYGGRGGQGGRGGYRGDRGDRGPRY comes from the coding sequence ATGACCCCGAAGAACACCGACAAGAAGGCGCGCTGGTCGCGCAGCCAGAAGCTCGAAGCCAAGCGCGGCGAGGTGCGCCGTCCGTCCTCCGACCGGGGCCGCCCGGCCCGGCGTGACGACCGCGACAACCGCGGTGGTTTCGACCGCCGCGACAATCGCGACAACAACCGGGACAACAACCGTGGCGACCGCGCCGAGCGCGGCGGCTACCAGGGACGTGACGACCGTCGCTCGTACGACCGCAGCGACCGCCGTGACGACCGTGGCGGGTACCAGCGTCGTGACGACCGGGGTGACCGTGGTGGTTACCCGGGACGTGACGACCGTCGCTCGTTCGACCGCAGCGACCGCCGTGACGACCGTGGCGGCTACCAGCGTCGTGACGACCGTGGTGACCGTGGTGGTTACCAGGGCCGTGACGACCGCCGTTCGTTCGACCGCCGTGACGACCGTGGTGACCGTGGTGGCTACCAGCGTCGCGACGATCGTGGCGGTTACCAGCGTCGCGACGATCGTGACGACCGCGGTGGCTACCAGCGCCGTGACGACCGTGCTGGCTACCAGCGTCGCGACGATCGTGGTGACCGTGGTGGTCACCAGGGCCGTGACGACCGCCGTTCCTTCGACCGCTCGTCCGACCGTGGCGACCGGCGTGACGACCGCGGCGGCTTCCGCGGTCGTGACCGCGGCGACTTCCGTGGCAACTCCCGGGGCGACTCGCGCGACGAGCGCCGTCCCCGCCGTTTCGACCGGGACAGCCGTGACTTCTCCCGGCGCGACGACCGTGGTGACCGGGGCGGCTTCCAGGGCCGCGACGACCGCCGCTCGTTCGACCGCAGCGACCGTTTCGGCCGTCGTGACGACCGTGTCGAGGAGAAGCCCGCAGGCCACCTCGAAGAGCTCGAACCGACCAACGAGGCCTTCGGCTGGACCGAGCGCCAGGAGACCGACGACGTCACCACCGCCGAGCCGGTCGAGTTGGCCGACAACGGATTTGCCGCTCTCGGCCTCCCCGAGGTGCTCGTCGCCCGGCTGGCGCGTGACGGCATCACCCAGCCCTTCCCGATCCAGGAAGCCTCGATCCCCGACGCTCTCGCCGGCCGCAACGTGCTGGGCCGTGGCCGCACCGGTTCGGGTAAGACGCTCGCGTTCGGACTGCCGACGCTGACCCGTCTCGCCAAGGGTGGCAAGGCGCGCGCACACCAGCCGCGTTCGGTCGTGCTGGTGCCGACCCGTGAACTCGCGATGCAGGTCAGCGATGCGCTGCAGCCGCTGGTGCACGTCATCGGCCTGCGCCACAAGCTGGTCGCCGGTGGCATGCCGTACGAGCCGCAGCTGCAGGCGCTCGAGCGTGGCGTCGACATCCTGATCGCCACCCCGGGTCGCCTGAAGGACCTCATCGACCGTGGCGCCGCCGACCTGTCGCGGGTCGAGGTGACGATCCTCGACGAGGCCGACCACATGGCCGAGATGGGCTTCCTCGAGGCCATCGAGGAGATCCTCGACCTGGTGCCGGCCGACGGTCAGCGTCTGCTGTTCTCGGCTACCCTCGACCGCGGCATCGACGGTGTCGTGGAGAAGTACCTCACCGACCCGGCCGAGCACTCGACCGACGACGGCACCGCCACCGTGTCGACGATGGCGCACCACGCGCTGCTGATCGAGCCGAAGGACAAGAAGATCGTCACCGCCGAGGTCGCCAACCGACCCGGACGCACGGTCGTCTTCGCCCGCACCAAGCTCGGTGCCGACCGCATCGCCGGCGAACTGCGCGAGTGCGGCGTGGTCGCGGCCGCCCTGCACGGCGGTCTCAACCAGAGCCAGCGCAACCGCGCACTGTCCGCGTTCCGCGACGGTCGTCTGCCGGTGCTCGTCGCCACCGATGTCGCCGCGCGCGGCATCCACGTGGACGACGTGGGCGTGGTGCTCCAGGTCGACCCGCCGGCCGACCACAAGGACTACCTGCACCGCTCCGGCCGCACGGCCCGTGCGGGCGAGCAGGGCGTCGTGGTCTCCCTCGTGCTGCCGCACCAGCGCCGCACCGTCCAGCGTCTGCTGGAGCAGGCCGGTGTCGACACCGAACTGCAGAAGACCCGTCCGGGCGACGAGGTCATCGCGGCCACCGGTGGCAGCACCCCGCAGGGCGCCGAGGTCACCGACGAGGACCTCTTCCAGGTGCTCAACCCGGGCGGACGCCGCGGCGGTCGCGGTGGACGTGGCGGGTACGGCGGAGGCCGTGGCGGTCAGCGGGGCGGCTACGGCGGTCGTGGCGGCCAGGGCGGACGCGGTGGCTACCGGGGTGACCGGGGCGACCGGGGCCCGCGCTACTGA
- a CDS encoding YqgE/AlgH family protein: MENLTGRLLVAVPREAQEVAEDDVFDRSVVLLLDHSDQGAHGIVLNRPLDAGVDAVLPGWQEHVTSPDHLFQGGPVGLDSALGLVSMPGDDETIGLKRLFRGVGLVDLDAPPLVVMPEIAALRIYAGHAGWGAGQLEGELRDGHWFMVDAEAADAFSQRPERLWEQVLRRAGGVASWSLTFPDDPAMN; encoded by the coding sequence ATGGAGAACCTCACCGGGCGACTGTTGGTCGCCGTCCCGCGCGAAGCGCAGGAGGTGGCCGAGGACGACGTCTTCGACCGCTCGGTGGTGCTGCTGCTCGACCACAGCGACCAAGGAGCCCACGGCATCGTGCTCAACCGTCCGCTGGACGCCGGGGTCGACGCCGTCCTGCCGGGTTGGCAGGAGCACGTGACCAGCCCCGATCACCTGTTCCAGGGCGGGCCGGTGGGCCTCGACTCGGCGCTCGGGTTGGTGTCGATGCCCGGCGACGACGAGACCATCGGCCTCAAGCGGTTGTTCCGTGGGGTCGGTCTGGTCGACCTTGACGCGCCGCCGCTGGTCGTGATGCCCGAGATCGCCGCGCTGCGCATCTACGCGGGACACGCGGGGTGGGGCGCCGGGCAACTCGAGGGCGAACTGCGTGACGGGCACTGGTTCATGGTCGACGCCGAGGCGGCCGACGCGTTCTCCCAGCGTCCGGAACGTCTGTGGGAGCAGGTGCTGCGTCGGGCCGGGGGAGTCGCGTCGTGGAGCCTCACCTTCCCCGACGACCCGGCGATGAACTGA
- a CDS encoding DUF3039 domain-containing protein translates to MSTEPLETERLSSPSTSTDVLEREQVEPQLQEPGDHERFSHYVKKEKILESALSGEPVTALCGKVWVPGRDPQKFPVCPACKEIYEQFGPGGDDSGDKG, encoded by the coding sequence ATGAGCACCGAACCGTTGGAGACCGAACGCCTGTCCTCGCCGAGCACCTCGACCGATGTGCTGGAGCGCGAACAGGTCGAGCCGCAACTGCAAGAGCCTGGCGACCACGAGCGGTTCAGCCACTACGTCAAGAAGGAGAAGATCCTCGAGAGCGCGCTGTCCGGCGAGCCCGTGACCGCGCTCTGCGGCAAGGTCTGGGTGCCGGGCCGCGACCCGCAGAAGTTCCCCGTGTGCCCGGCCTGCAAGGAGATCTACGAGCAGTTCGGCCCCGGCGGCGACGACAGCGGCGACAAGGGCTGA
- a CDS encoding zinc metalloprotease: MNRRSTTVLATLAIAGGTAFGFAPSAHGSFAIADHGAATTACVETGSHAASNARVKHGSGKHDPNELTAAQVASAEQAFTADAAAKGLTKSGNGRLAKVGAKGKPGGSAFAPAVIDVYFHVITDGTKGNLSATMINNQITVLNNAYAGSGFSFRLVATDRTNNPSWYNNLTDGTTAESQMKAALRKGSKSALNLYSANLGNDLLGWATFPTKNVTSKDGVVVLDQSLPGGTASPYNLGDTATHEVGHWLGLYHTFQSGCSGQGDQVADTPAEASPASGCPTGRDTCTAPGLDPIKNFMDYTTDACMTEFTPGQVTRMQNQWTTYRA, from the coding sequence ATGAACCGTCGCTCCACCACCGTGCTCGCCACCCTTGCGATCGCCGGCGGCACCGCCTTCGGCTTCGCCCCGTCGGCCCACGGCAGCTTCGCGATCGCCGATCACGGCGCCGCCACCACCGCGTGTGTCGAGACCGGCTCGCACGCCGCCTCGAACGCCCGCGTGAAGCACGGATCCGGCAAGCACGACCCGAACGAGCTCACCGCGGCTCAGGTCGCCTCCGCCGAGCAGGCGTTCACCGCCGACGCCGCCGCGAAGGGCCTGACCAAGAGCGGCAACGGCAGGCTCGCGAAGGTCGGTGCAAAGGGCAAGCCCGGCGGCTCGGCGTTCGCACCGGCCGTGATCGACGTCTACTTCCACGTGATCACCGACGGCACGAAGGGCAACCTGAGCGCCACGATGATCAACAACCAGATCACCGTGCTCAACAACGCCTATGCCGGCAGCGGCTTCAGCTTCCGGCTCGTCGCCACCGACCGCACGAACAACCCGAGTTGGTACAACAACCTCACCGACGGCACCACCGCCGAGTCGCAGATGAAGGCCGCGTTGCGCAAGGGCAGCAAGAGCGCGCTCAACCTCTACAGCGCCAACCTCGGCAACGACCTGCTCGGCTGGGCCACCTTCCCGACCAAGAACGTCACCTCCAAGGACGGCGTCGTCGTGCTCGACCAGAGCCTGCCGGGCGGCACGGCCTCGCCGTACAACCTGGGCGACACCGCGACCCACGAGGTCGGCCACTGGCTCGGGCTCTACCACACCTTCCAGAGCGGCTGCAGCGGTCAGGGCGACCAGGTCGCCGACACCCCGGCCGAGGCCAGCCCGGCGTCCGGTTGCCCGACCGGCCGCGACACCTGCACCGCGCCCGGCCTCGACCCGATCAAGAACTTCATGGACTACACGACCGACGCGTGTATGACCGAGTTCACCCCGGGCCAGGTCACCCGCATGCAGAACCAGTGGACGACCTACCGCGCCTGA
- a CDS encoding DEAD/DEAH box helicase produces the protein MSTSAASHLSPAFPERAAWGTASKLRAWQAEALQHYFTEQPRDFLAVATPGAGKTTYALRLATELMDRGIVEQVTIVAPTEHLKVQWADAAARVGISIDPRFTNSQEQHASDYDGVAVTYAGVASRPALHRARTTARPTLVILDEIHHGGDTKSWGDAIREAFEPAVRRVALTGTPFRSDTSPIPFVRYEHGPDGIRRSASDYSYGYSEALRDGVVRPVLFMAYGGAMRWRTRAGDEVAARLGEPMTKDVTAAAWRTALDPKGEWIPAVLRAADKRLSEVRRHVPDAGGLVIASNQTAARSYARTLESITGVKPTVVLSDDAGASARIEQFAESEDRWMVAVRMVSEGVDVPRLCVGVYATSTSTPLFFAQAVGRFVRARRRGETASVFLPSVPLILEHAARLEEQRDHALDRPKPEGEEPLWAEEEGLIQQANEQEKALADEQLSFEALESEAEFDHVLFDKQQWGLGGAPGSEDEEEYLGLPGLLEPDQMTHLLRERQAKQQKSSSRRKAEQDAPQAAHRALAAKRKELNSLVAAYAQKTGQAHAVIHNDLRRQCGGPTLDRASNDEVGARIDLIRRWFVGKR, from the coding sequence GTGAGTACGTCGGCCGCATCCCATCTGTCGCCGGCCTTCCCCGAACGCGCAGCCTGGGGCACGGCGAGCAAACTGCGCGCCTGGCAGGCCGAGGCCCTGCAGCACTACTTCACCGAGCAGCCGCGCGACTTCCTCGCGGTCGCCACCCCGGGCGCCGGCAAGACCACCTACGCCCTGCGCCTGGCCACCGAGCTCATGGACCGTGGCATCGTCGAGCAGGTCACGATCGTCGCGCCGACCGAGCACCTCAAGGTGCAGTGGGCCGACGCCGCGGCACGTGTCGGCATCAGCATCGACCCGCGGTTCACCAACTCCCAGGAGCAGCACGCCTCCGACTATGACGGCGTTGCGGTCACCTACGCCGGTGTCGCCAGCCGTCCGGCCCTGCACCGCGCCCGCACGACCGCGCGACCCACCTTGGTGATCCTCGACGAGATCCACCACGGCGGAGACACCAAGTCGTGGGGTGACGCGATCAGGGAGGCCTTCGAACCCGCCGTCCGGCGCGTGGCGCTGACCGGTACGCCCTTCCGGTCCGACACCAGCCCGATCCCGTTCGTGCGCTACGAGCATGGCCCCGACGGCATCCGTCGCTCCGCGAGCGACTACAGCTACGGCTACTCCGAGGCGCTGCGCGACGGCGTGGTGCGTCCGGTGCTGTTCATGGCGTACGGCGGTGCGATGCGCTGGCGCACCCGCGCCGGTGACGAGGTGGCCGCCCGCCTCGGCGAGCCGATGACCAAGGACGTCACGGCCGCGGCGTGGCGCACCGCCCTCGACCCCAAGGGCGAGTGGATCCCCGCGGTGCTGCGTGCGGCCGACAAGCGACTGTCGGAGGTGCGTCGGCACGTGCCCGACGCCGGTGGTCTCGTGATCGCCTCCAACCAGACCGCGGCCCGCTCCTACGCCCGCACTCTCGAGTCGATCACCGGGGTGAAGCCGACGGTCGTGCTGTCGGACGACGCCGGCGCGTCGGCGCGGATCGAGCAGTTCGCGGAGTCCGAAGACCGGTGGATGGTCGCCGTCCGGATGGTCTCCGAGGGCGTCGACGTGCCCCGGCTGTGCGTCGGTGTCTACGCCACCTCCACCTCGACGCCGCTGTTCTTCGCGCAGGCGGTCGGACGCTTCGTGCGCGCCCGCCGCCGCGGCGAGACCGCGTCGGTGTTCCTGCCCAGCGTTCCGTTGATTCTCGAGCACGCAGCCCGCCTGGAGGAGCAGCGCGACCACGCCCTCGACCGTCCGAAGCCGGAGGGTGAGGAGCCGCTCTGGGCCGAGGAAGAGGGCCTGATCCAGCAGGCCAACGAGCAGGAGAAGGCGCTCGCCGACGAGCAGTTGTCGTTCGAGGCGCTGGAGTCGGAGGCGGAGTTCGACCATGTGCTGTTCGACAAGCAGCAGTGGGGCCTGGGCGGAGCACCGGGCAGCGAGGACGAGGAGGAGTACCTCGGGCTGCCGGGTCTGCTCGAACCCGACCAGATGACCCACCTGCTGCGTGAACGGCAGGCCAAGCAGCAGAAGAGCAGCAGCCGGCGCAAGGCCGAGCAGGACGCACCGCAAGCTGCGCACCGCGCGCTGGCCGCCAAGCGCAAGGAGCTCAACTCGCTGGTCGCCGCCTACGCCCAGAAGACCGGGCAGGCGCACGCCGTGATCCACAACGATTTGCGCCGACAGTGCGGCGGACCGACGCTCGACCGGGCCTCCAACGACGAGGTGGGTGCGCGCATCGACCTCATCCGCCGCTGGTTCGTCGGCAAGCGCTGA